A single genomic interval of Stieleria maiorica harbors:
- a CDS encoding PSD1 and planctomycete cytochrome C domain-containing protein yields the protein MKVLPAPFAHACRLLVLAICLGTQIQAAAEETDPETRTPNASTASVDFRRDIQPILREHCYQCHAGTTEEGGLNLGIKAETLQGGDSGAAIVAGKGEDSLLVQLVSGADESRVMPPEGNQPLNEKQIRLLRTWIDQGAPWPDDADVVDPKLDRAKTHWAFQRLHKPAVPARPSHDRWSKGPIDRFVLQRLSGAGLRPAEPADARTLVRRLYYDLIGLPPTGAQISHFIRDHAEDPDSAIQNLVDQLLDSPRYGERWGRHWLDVARYADSDGQEADRDRPHAYTYRDFVIDAFNDNMPYDQFVRWQIAGDEFQPDNDAAISATGFLTAGPAFKLPESFLESERLLNRYNELDDVISTLGSGLLGITVACARCHDHKYDAFSAKEYYQLLGVFHSGDRVSEKLPSGKEAFFFRDFDDNRRTTWLFRRSDFYDRDIEVDIGFPAMLSSGADAGDYWRQAKEDYAKIGQAKSTLQRRALADWITDTDQGGGALLARVIVNRVWHHHFGKGIVATTSDFGVRGDSPTHPMLLEDLTYEFVQDGWNLKSLHRKILTSAVWQQAGTPEAIDDRGPQIDPANDLLWRMTPQRLEVEVMRDAMLAVSETLNLEAGGPGFKPYIAPEANLARNIQGERYPSDAKDDATTRRRSVYMFHKRLIPYPMFQAFDRPDLMTSCAQRQNTTVAPQAMVILNDRFVRSVARDFAIRLAQDQTETPIPKDLDLQPIIEQAYEASFARLPTNSELETSIQFIQSQTRSRTERGEPDPRLEALTDYCQSLFGLNEFIYVD from the coding sequence ATGAAGGTCCTTCCTGCCCCATTCGCGCACGCTTGTCGCCTCTTGGTCCTGGCGATTTGCCTCGGAACGCAGATCCAAGCCGCTGCTGAGGAGACGGATCCCGAGACAAGAACACCGAACGCCAGCACAGCGTCCGTCGACTTTCGTCGCGATATCCAACCGATCTTGCGCGAGCATTGTTACCAGTGTCATGCCGGGACGACCGAAGAAGGTGGCCTGAACCTGGGGATTAAAGCCGAAACGTTGCAGGGCGGGGACAGCGGTGCCGCGATCGTTGCGGGAAAGGGCGAAGACAGCTTGCTCGTCCAATTGGTCTCCGGCGCCGACGAAAGTCGCGTGATGCCGCCGGAAGGGAATCAGCCGCTCAACGAAAAACAGATCCGACTCCTGCGAACCTGGATCGATCAGGGCGCCCCATGGCCGGATGACGCGGATGTGGTGGATCCCAAACTGGATCGCGCCAAGACGCACTGGGCGTTTCAACGTCTTCACAAGCCCGCGGTGCCTGCACGACCATCCCATGACCGTTGGTCGAAGGGTCCGATCGACCGCTTCGTCCTTCAGCGATTAAGCGGCGCGGGACTTCGCCCTGCAGAGCCTGCCGATGCGCGAACGCTGGTGCGACGTTTGTACTATGACCTGATCGGGTTGCCGCCCACCGGGGCGCAGATCAGTCATTTCATCCGAGACCATGCCGAAGACCCCGACTCGGCAATCCAGAATCTAGTCGACCAATTGCTCGATTCTCCCCGCTACGGTGAGCGTTGGGGCAGACATTGGCTGGACGTGGCGCGGTATGCCGACAGCGACGGACAGGAAGCCGACCGAGATCGACCGCACGCGTACACCTACCGTGATTTTGTGATCGATGCATTCAATGACAACATGCCCTACGACCAATTCGTGCGTTGGCAGATTGCCGGCGACGAATTCCAGCCGGACAATGACGCTGCGATTTCGGCCACGGGATTTCTAACCGCCGGGCCGGCGTTCAAATTGCCCGAATCGTTTCTCGAAAGCGAACGCCTGTTGAATCGCTACAACGAGCTGGACGACGTGATCTCGACGCTCGGTTCGGGGTTGTTGGGAATCACCGTCGCCTGCGCCCGCTGTCACGATCACAAATACGACGCGTTTTCGGCGAAAGAGTATTACCAGTTGCTGGGGGTCTTTCACAGCGGCGATCGCGTGTCGGAGAAACTGCCCAGTGGGAAAGAGGCGTTCTTCTTTCGGGACTTTGACGACAACCGCCGAACGACCTGGTTGTTTCGCCGCAGCGACTTCTACGATCGCGACATCGAAGTCGACATCGGATTCCCCGCGATGCTTTCCTCCGGGGCCGACGCCGGCGACTATTGGCGGCAAGCCAAGGAAGACTATGCCAAGATCGGTCAAGCAAAAAGCACGCTGCAGCGTCGCGCCTTGGCCGACTGGATCACCGACACCGACCAGGGCGGCGGGGCACTGTTGGCCCGAGTCATCGTCAACCGAGTTTGGCACCATCACTTCGGCAAAGGCATCGTGGCCACGACAAGCGACTTCGGTGTTCGCGGCGATTCCCCGACACACCCGATGCTACTGGAGGACCTGACCTATGAATTCGTCCAGGATGGCTGGAATCTCAAGTCGCTCCATCGCAAGATTCTCACCAGCGCGGTTTGGCAACAAGCCGGCACGCCGGAGGCCATCGACGACCGGGGACCACAGATCGACCCGGCCAACGATCTGCTTTGGAGAATGACACCGCAACGCTTGGAAGTCGAAGTCATGCGGGACGCGATGCTGGCGGTCAGCGAAACGCTGAACCTTGAAGCGGGCGGGCCGGGATTCAAGCCGTACATCGCTCCCGAAGCCAACCTCGCCCGCAACATCCAGGGCGAACGCTATCCCAGCGACGCCAAGGACGACGCGACCACTCGGCGGCGCAGCGTTTACATGTTCCACAAGCGGCTGATCCCCTATCCGATGTTCCAGGCGTTCGACCGCCCGGACTTGATGACCAGCTGTGCGCAACGGCAAAACACGACCGTGGCCCCACAAGCCATGGTGATCCTGAACGATCGCTTTGTTCGATCCGTTGCTCGTGATTTCGCAATTCGTCTCGCTCAAGATCAAACCGAAACGCCAATTCCCAAAGACCTCGATCTGCAACCGATCATCGAACAGGCCTATGAAGCCTCGTTCGCGCGGTTGCCGACAAACAGCGAACTCGAGACCTCGATCCAGTTCATTCAATCCCAAACCCGATCGCGAACCGAGCGAGGTGAACCGGATCCGCGGCTTGAAGCACTGACCGACTATTGCCAGTCGTTGTTCGGGCTGAACGAATTCATCTACGTCGATTGA
- a CDS encoding DUF1501 domain-containing protein, translating to MTKKTPLYPCGRVANLLSRREWLCRAGGGAGMIGLAGLLAEQKLLSAPPPENLSDPATSLVPRPGHFPAKAKSVIWLFMEGAPSAVDMFDRKPELDKRDGDTTDIQAFFGNPGPLMKSPFSFKQYGDCGQWVCDKYSNVAKHVDKMAFIKSCYSESNDHVPAIYQINSGLPRPGFPTAGAWVTYGLGSENQSLPGYVVMGNTKGAKGGPHNWGSGFLPSTFQGTLFRSQGTPVLNLKRQPQVTQQDQRAQLDLMAELNDQHLRRHPRDAEFANRMQSFELAFRMQKEATEVVDLSRETKATHELYGINNPRSNSFGSKCLMARRLVESGVRFVQVYSDGEWDAHDNLEENHTHHCAATDVPVAGLLADLEARGLLDSTLVIWGAEFGRMPISQNGKGRDHNPKGFLQWMAGAGIKGGVSYGETDEIGYEAVENRVSVNDFHATILHLLGLDHERLTYFHNGRSYRLTDVAGNVIQEILA from the coding sequence ATGACCAAGAAGACTCCGTTGTATCCCTGCGGTCGTGTCGCCAACCTGCTCAGTCGTCGTGAATGGCTCTGCCGGGCCGGCGGCGGAGCCGGGATGATCGGCCTTGCGGGCCTGCTGGCTGAACAGAAGCTGCTTTCCGCTCCTCCGCCGGAAAATTTATCCGATCCGGCCACTTCCTTAGTTCCGCGCCCGGGCCACTTCCCCGCCAAAGCCAAATCGGTCATTTGGCTGTTCATGGAAGGTGCCCCCAGTGCAGTCGATATGTTCGACCGCAAGCCCGAACTGGATAAACGCGACGGCGACACCACCGACATCCAGGCGTTCTTCGGCAACCCCGGGCCGCTGATGAAGTCGCCGTTTTCCTTCAAACAATACGGTGATTGCGGACAGTGGGTTTGTGACAAGTACTCCAACGTCGCCAAGCATGTCGACAAGATGGCGTTCATCAAATCGTGCTACAGCGAATCGAATGACCACGTGCCGGCGATCTATCAAATCAACAGTGGACTGCCCCGCCCAGGCTTTCCCACCGCCGGGGCCTGGGTGACGTATGGACTGGGCAGCGAAAACCAAAGCTTGCCGGGCTACGTGGTGATGGGCAACACCAAGGGCGCCAAAGGCGGTCCACACAACTGGGGCTCCGGGTTCCTGCCGTCGACCTTCCAGGGAACGCTGTTCCGATCCCAGGGCACGCCCGTTCTGAACCTCAAACGTCAACCCCAGGTCACCCAGCAAGACCAACGCGCGCAACTGGACTTGATGGCCGAGCTGAACGACCAGCATCTGCGTCGTCACCCCCGTGACGCAGAATTCGCCAACCGCATGCAGTCCTTTGAATTGGCGTTTCGCATGCAGAAGGAAGCCACCGAAGTTGTCGACCTGTCACGAGAAACAAAGGCGACGCACGAGCTGTACGGCATCAACAACCCGAGATCAAATTCATTCGGTTCCAAATGCCTGATGGCCCGGCGGCTGGTCGAAAGCGGCGTCCGCTTCGTCCAGGTCTACAGCGATGGCGAATGGGACGCACACGACAATCTGGAAGAAAACCACACGCACCATTGTGCCGCCACGGATGTCCCGGTCGCCGGGCTGCTCGCCGATCTGGAGGCTCGCGGCTTGCTCGATTCCACGCTGGTGATTTGGGGCGCCGAATTCGGGCGCATGCCGATCTCGCAAAATGGAAAGGGACGCGATCACAACCCGAAAGGGTTCCTGCAATGGATGGCCGGTGCGGGCATCAAGGGAGGCGTCAGCTATGGCGAAACGGACGAAATCGGTTATGAAGCCGTGGAAAACCGAGTCAGCGTGAACGATTTTCACGCCACCATCCTACACCTGCTCGGCCTCGACCACGAACGACTGACCTACTTCCACAACGGCCGCAGCTACCGACTGACCGATGTCGCCGGAAACGTGATCCAAGAAATCCTCGCCTAA
- a CDS encoding AraC family transcriptional regulator: MRTEWNVSPSANAFGNAVTSIDVDVLSKLFDSAPDVAFFVKDAAGRYVAVNESLVKRHGFKAKSDVIGQRPRDICQGDFGQVPSKQDEKVLRTGRPLQEHLEMQWHRPQNPVWCLTTKLPIHDSQGNVVGLIGFSRDVRVSIPAQEIPTAFAAALEEFERTLGAAVTPAWLAERSGLTSQKLARFTRRIYDLTPTQLIAKIRIAAASRLLRETNKPVVEIALACGFCDHSAFTRAFRRATGVTPSVFRKQC, encoded by the coding sequence ATGCGCACAGAATGGAACGTCTCCCCATCGGCGAACGCATTCGGCAATGCGGTGACATCGATCGACGTGGATGTGCTATCGAAACTGTTTGATTCGGCCCCTGATGTCGCGTTCTTCGTCAAAGACGCCGCGGGCCGATACGTTGCCGTCAATGAGTCGCTCGTCAAGCGACATGGCTTTAAGGCCAAATCCGATGTGATCGGACAACGCCCCCGCGACATTTGTCAGGGCGACTTTGGTCAGGTTCCGTCGAAACAAGACGAAAAAGTATTGCGGACCGGACGCCCGCTCCAAGAACATCTTGAGATGCAATGGCATCGGCCTCAAAACCCGGTCTGGTGCTTGACAACGAAGCTGCCGATTCACGATTCACAGGGGAACGTCGTCGGGCTGATCGGATTCTCCCGTGACGTCCGCGTTTCCATTCCCGCCCAAGAAATCCCGACGGCTTTCGCCGCCGCGTTGGAGGAGTTTGAACGGACACTTGGTGCCGCGGTCACGCCGGCTTGGCTGGCGGAACGTTCTGGTCTGACCTCCCAGAAACTTGCCCGATTCACGCGACGAATCTACGACCTGACGCCGACTCAATTGATCGCCAAGATTCGCATCGCAGCGGCATCCAGACTGTTGCGTGAGACCAACAAGCCGGTCGTTGAAATCGCGTTGGCCTGCGGTTTCTGTGATCACAGCGCGTTCACTCGAGCCTTTCGACGCGCGACGGGCGTCACGCCGTCGGTGTTCAGGAAACAATGCTAA
- a CDS encoding ankyrin repeat domain-containing protein: protein MNREIKAAIDNGDVDRVRAILTDDPAKASALITWGPAHCPCETEPLHYLSDAPFNRLWDHGKQAELARVLIEAGAPVDGLPTSGETPLHGAASLGEAGVAEVLIDCGANTEAVADYPGIPDGTPLDFAVHFGMVDVVDLLVRRGAKVLSTRMAAGAGQIERVQTEWASLHDPDKQFDVFRCAVVCDRVPVVEFLLAEGVDVNADLDGATALHWAAWEAKPRMVEFLLGRGADASKQDPEHNATALQWARHRGDQLGPRWGHPEVIEMLTNAG from the coding sequence ATGAATCGGGAAATAAAGGCGGCCATTGATAACGGTGACGTTGATCGAGTGCGTGCGATCCTGACCGACGATCCCGCGAAGGCATCGGCATTGATCACGTGGGGGCCGGCGCACTGTCCCTGCGAAACCGAACCGCTTCATTACTTGAGCGACGCTCCGTTCAATCGTTTGTGGGATCATGGGAAGCAGGCGGAATTGGCGAGAGTGCTGATCGAGGCGGGGGCACCGGTCGATGGGTTGCCGACGTCCGGTGAGACACCGCTGCACGGCGCCGCGAGCCTGGGGGAAGCTGGCGTGGCAGAAGTCTTGATTGATTGTGGCGCGAACACGGAGGCGGTCGCCGACTATCCAGGTATCCCCGATGGCACACCCCTCGATTTCGCCGTTCATTTCGGAATGGTCGATGTCGTGGATCTGCTTGTTCGACGAGGAGCGAAGGTGCTCTCGACCCGTATGGCGGCCGGGGCGGGGCAAATCGAACGGGTGCAAACGGAGTGGGCGTCGCTGCATGACCCGGACAAACAGTTCGACGTGTTTCGATGTGCGGTCGTCTGTGACCGCGTGCCGGTCGTCGAATTCCTGCTCGCCGAGGGCGTTGATGTGAACGCGGATCTTGATGGGGCCACCGCGCTTCACTGGGCCGCATGGGAGGCGAAGCCCCGGATGGTTGAGTTTCTGCTCGGCCGCGGGGCCGATGCGTCCAAGCAGGATCCCGAGCACAACGCAACCGCGCTTCAGTGGGCCCGTCATCGAGGCGACCAACTGGGGCCGCGTTGGGGGCATCCAGAAGTCATCGAGATGCTCACCAACGCGGGGTGA
- a CDS encoding DUF1559 domain-containing protein, whose product MRSCHGRKGFTLVELLVVIAIIGILVGLLLPAVQAAREAARRMSCSNNFKQVGLAIHNYHSAYQQLPKQGGGTYSTTRREFAPGGNSVELSALVGLTAFIEQQALWDQISTPYKVPDGEIGAGNIYAPMGPYPGRVFSRLIHSDAGPYDPFESDIPTFRCPSDPGVGLPAMGRTNYGVCMGDSVHRTNYGAAYTIRGDRKSSDIIQSARISNRGFFNCQFKTKFRDVLDGLSNTIAMGEFITDLGDDDKRSRHVNGTTGATGPIKSPGGAIACESFVDPDRPMFWGPAAPFTSNPHIDNRRGFRWAWGLHLHTGVYTILPPNRELCFDQNWYQSEGICPPSSRHQGGAHVLMGDGAVRFITDSIDAGSVSSRAMVSNASVNTDPMSVPGSPSPFGLWGALGTRAASEVLDGEF is encoded by the coding sequence ATGCGTAGCTGTCATGGACGCAAAGGATTCACGCTTGTGGAACTTCTTGTCGTCATCGCCATCATCGGAATCTTGGTGGGCTTGCTTCTCCCCGCCGTTCAAGCGGCCCGCGAAGCCGCTCGCCGAATGAGTTGCAGCAACAATTTCAAGCAGGTCGGCTTGGCGATCCACAACTACCATTCGGCATACCAGCAACTGCCGAAACAAGGCGGCGGGACGTACTCGACGACCCGACGCGAATTCGCCCCCGGTGGCAACAGCGTGGAACTTTCCGCACTGGTCGGGCTTACTGCGTTCATTGAACAGCAGGCACTCTGGGACCAAATCTCCACCCCTTACAAAGTACCGGACGGGGAAATCGGCGCCGGAAACATCTATGCCCCGATGGGACCCTATCCGGGTCGAGTGTTTAGTCGTCTGATCCATTCAGACGCCGGGCCATACGATCCGTTCGAATCCGATATTCCAACATTCCGTTGCCCCAGCGATCCCGGTGTCGGGCTTCCGGCCATGGGACGCACCAATTACGGCGTTTGCATGGGCGACTCGGTCCACCGGACCAACTACGGAGCCGCCTACACCATCCGCGGGGACAGGAAGTCGTCGGACATCATCCAATCCGCGCGAATCAGCAACCGAGGTTTTTTCAATTGCCAGTTTAAAACCAAGTTTCGAGATGTACTCGACGGCCTGTCCAACACGATCGCCATGGGTGAGTTTATCACCGACCTGGGTGATGATGACAAACGCTCCCGACACGTCAACGGCACGACCGGGGCGACGGGGCCGATCAAGTCGCCCGGCGGTGCAATCGCTTGCGAGTCATTCGTTGATCCCGATCGACCGATGTTTTGGGGTCCCGCTGCGCCGTTCACCAGCAACCCCCACATCGACAACCGACGCGGATTTCGCTGGGCGTGGGGCTTGCACCTCCACACGGGCGTCTACACGATCCTGCCTCCCAACCGAGAATTGTGTTTCGACCAAAACTGGTACCAGTCCGAGGGGATCTGCCCGCCGAGTAGCCGGCACCAAGGGGGCGCGCACGTCTTGATGGGCGATGGTGCCGTCCGTTTCATCACGGACTCGATTGACGCGGGAAGTGTGTCGAGCCGAGCCATGGTGTCAAACGCCTCGGTGAACACCGACCCGATGTCGGTTCCCGGTTCACCCAGCCCCTTCGGACTTTGGGGAGCCCTCGGCACGCGCGCCGCATCGGAAGTGCTCGACGGTGAGTTTTAA
- a CDS encoding sulfatase family protein — MNCTLRLLPLLLIATVVSASNAKPPNVVLILSDDQGYTDYGFMGHEKIETPNLDKLARESTLFRRGYVPTALCRPALMTLATGLYSHQNKTTGNDPARTPQNKAHAEKAGKDARALLLEHIDRTGALPQWLAEKGYVSFQSGKWWEGSYQRGGFTEGMTKGYPNPGGRHGDAGLAIGRETMTPVTEFIDRSVEADKPFFVWYAPVMPHTPHNPPARLLDKYLKKGVQERIAKYYAMCEWFDETCGVLLDHIDNSKIAEETLVIYVTDNGWIQTEAGRYGPRSKRSPYEHGTRTPIMFRWPGKIPPADRPELCSSIDFVPTVLAAARAKGPHDFPGLNLLPQLMSGQTIERDTIFGEAFAHDIADIENPEASLLYRWVINGHDKLLLTYDGAPGYMRYPPQDAAPQLYDLKVDPGENKNLAETDPKKVMELSALLDEWYVPTQRKSGKFAPATP; from the coding sequence ATGAACTGCACGCTTCGTCTGCTCCCACTCCTCTTGATTGCCACCGTTGTCTCTGCGTCCAACGCCAAGCCGCCGAACGTCGTGTTGATCCTCTCGGACGACCAGGGTTACACCGACTACGGTTTCATGGGGCATGAGAAAATCGAAACCCCCAACCTGGACAAGCTGGCCCGCGAGAGCACCTTGTTTCGGCGGGGCTATGTTCCAACCGCATTGTGCCGTCCCGCATTGATGACGCTGGCAACGGGACTCTATTCGCATCAGAACAAGACGACCGGAAACGACCCCGCTCGCACCCCACAGAATAAAGCCCACGCCGAAAAGGCGGGCAAAGACGCTCGCGCGCTGCTGCTCGAACACATCGACCGTACCGGCGCCTTGCCTCAGTGGCTGGCCGAGAAGGGGTATGTCAGTTTCCAAAGCGGAAAATGGTGGGAAGGTTCTTATCAGCGCGGGGGTTTCACCGAAGGGATGACCAAGGGGTATCCCAATCCAGGCGGTCGACATGGTGATGCGGGACTGGCGATCGGACGCGAAACCATGACGCCAGTCACGGAGTTTATTGATCGCAGCGTGGAAGCGGACAAGCCGTTTTTTGTTTGGTACGCACCGGTCATGCCCCATACACCACACAACCCACCGGCTCGACTTTTAGACAAGTACCTCAAGAAAGGAGTGCAGGAACGAATCGCCAAGTACTACGCGATGTGTGAATGGTTCGATGAAACCTGCGGCGTTTTGTTGGACCACATCGACAACTCGAAAATTGCCGAAGAGACACTTGTCATTTACGTCACCGACAACGGCTGGATTCAAACGGAAGCCGGTCGCTACGGCCCGCGATCCAAACGGAGCCCCTACGAACATGGGACACGAACGCCGATCATGTTCCGCTGGCCAGGAAAAATTCCTCCGGCGGATCGTCCCGAACTCTGTTCGTCGATCGATTTCGTGCCCACCGTTCTGGCGGCTGCCCGCGCAAAAGGTCCCCACGACTTCCCCGGACTCAATCTGCTGCCGCAGCTGATGTCCGGCCAAACCATCGAACGTGACACAATATTTGGCGAAGCCTTTGCCCACGACATCGCCGACATCGAAAATCCTGAAGCATCGCTCCTTTATCGCTGGGTGATCAACGGCCACGACAAACTCCTGCTGACGTACGATGGAGCGCCTGGGTACATGAGGTATCCGCCCCAAGACGCCGCCCCCCAGCTCTACGATTTGAAAGTCGATCCCGGCGAAAACAAGAACCTCGCCGAGACGGATCCCAAGAAGGTCATGGAACTCAGTGCACTGCTGGACGAGTGGTATGTTCCCACCCAGCGCAAATCCGGCAAATTCGCCCCCGCCACGCCCTAG
- a CDS encoding alkaline phosphatase D family protein, whose product MHFPPRTLSCCFLLLTAFNFVAAPFAAAQTGRARPRGRVDLSIPTVEKKDLICFALYTVSDKTLKLTAQLYPLADEDSKTVRLEIEADGRWIEAARTTAIDPGWTATFRIENWDDTKPHHYRVAHGTEAFYEGTIRKNPVDKDEIVVAAFTGNSINPAHGGDISRQDLIDNVERADADLLFFSGDQVYDHNRHYAAWLKFGRDFGDIIRNRPTVCLPDDHDVGQPNLWGESGKISTLSGAADGGYAKPAVYVKEVERAQTSNLPDPVDPHTIGQGIGVYFTNLNWGNVDFAILEDRKFKTGPAGRVPKQGPRPDHIRNPDYDPASVDVEGAVLLGDRQLQFLHAWAQDWRHADLKVALSQTIFCGGAHIHGSANGRLHADMDSNGWPQSGRNRALDALRKGFAFHLAGDQHLATIFQHGIEEHRDAIWSFCVPSIANLYLRWWEPVDPGKNREPGAPEYTGDQLDGFANKVTNFAAANPEKKPAGNLLNTRAAGFGIVRLNTKDRTITMECWPRNVDITDADAQQYPGWPRTISQFDNYNPPSWGKLGELTFDVADPVVQVIDADSGDVLYTVRAEGTAFAPTAPNGKTFIVKAGKDAPTTVVSENAKVGDAPIEVSLK is encoded by the coding sequence ATGCACTTCCCGCCTCGAACTCTTTCGTGCTGTTTCCTGTTGTTGACGGCTTTCAACTTCGTCGCCGCCCCGTTTGCCGCGGCCCAAACGGGCCGAGCGCGCCCGCGAGGCCGTGTGGATCTGAGCATTCCGACGGTCGAGAAGAAGGACCTCATCTGCTTTGCCCTTTACACCGTCAGCGACAAGACGCTCAAGCTGACCGCCCAGCTGTACCCGCTCGCGGATGAGGATTCGAAAACCGTTCGACTGGAGATTGAAGCTGACGGCCGGTGGATCGAGGCGGCTCGTACGACCGCGATCGATCCCGGCTGGACGGCGACCTTCCGGATCGAAAACTGGGACGATACGAAACCGCACCACTACCGCGTCGCGCACGGGACGGAAGCGTTCTACGAAGGCACGATCCGCAAAAACCCGGTGGACAAGGATGAAATTGTCGTCGCGGCATTCACCGGTAATTCGATCAACCCCGCACACGGCGGCGACATCTCGCGCCAGGACTTGATCGACAACGTCGAACGAGCCGATGCCGATCTGCTGTTTTTCTCCGGCGACCAGGTCTACGACCACAATCGCCATTACGCCGCGTGGTTGAAATTCGGCCGCGACTTTGGAGACATCATCCGCAACCGCCCGACGGTCTGCCTGCCGGACGATCATGATGTCGGCCAGCCGAACCTGTGGGGCGAAAGCGGAAAGATTTCCACGCTCAGCGGCGCCGCCGACGGTGGTTATGCGAAACCGGCCGTCTACGTCAAAGAAGTCGAACGTGCGCAAACGAGCAATCTACCCGACCCGGTCGACCCTCACACGATCGGACAAGGCATCGGTGTTTACTTCACCAACCTGAACTGGGGCAACGTCGACTTTGCCATCTTGGAAGACCGCAAATTCAAAACCGGCCCCGCCGGCCGCGTTCCCAAGCAAGGCCCGCGTCCGGACCATATCCGAAACCCCGATTACGATCCGGCCAGCGTGGACGTCGAGGGCGCGGTCCTGTTAGGCGACCGCCAATTGCAATTCCTTCACGCATGGGCTCAAGATTGGCGCCACGCGGATCTGAAAGTCGCCCTCTCGCAAACCATCTTCTGTGGCGGTGCCCACATCCACGGATCTGCCAACGGGCGGTTGCATGCCGACATGGACTCCAACGGCTGGCCCCAATCCGGACGCAATCGAGCACTCGATGCGCTTCGCAAAGGTTTCGCATTCCACCTGGCCGGTGACCAGCACCTTGCCACGATTTTCCAACACGGGATCGAAGAACATCGTGATGCGATTTGGTCGTTCTGTGTTCCTTCGATCGCGAATCTCTACCTGCGCTGGTGGGAACCGGTTGACCCCGGAAAGAACCGTGAACCCGGAGCCCCCGAATACACCGGCGACCAACTGGACGGGTTTGCCAACAAGGTGACCAATTTCGCGGCCGCCAACCCTGAAAAGAAACCGGCCGGAAACTTGTTGAACACCCGTGCCGCCGGATTCGGCATCGTGCGATTGAACACCAAAGACCGCACGATCACGATGGAATGCTGGCCACGGAACGTGGACATCACCGACGCAGACGCGCAACAGTACCCCGGATGGCCGCGAACGATTTCCCAGTTCGACAATTACAACCCGCCGTCCTGGGGCAAGCTGGGTGAACTGACCTTCGATGTCGCCGATCCGGTCGTTCAAGTGATCGATGCGGACAGTGGCGACGTGCTGTATACCGTGCGTGCCGAGGGAACAGCGTTTGCCCCGACGGCACCAAACGGCAAGACATTCATCGTCAAAGCTGGCAAGGATGCCCCCACGACGGTGGTCAGTGAAAACGCGAAAGTCGGGGATGCGCCGATCGAAGTGTCACTGAAATAG